From the Mesotoga prima MesG1.Ag.4.2 genome, the window AAAGGATACATAGAGAGTAGTTCGTCACAGAAGATCAAAGACGCCTTCTCGAACTATCTCGACTATTACGATATCGTACTCGACGAGACGAAACCTGTATACATAACTCTTCAAAACTCGGTACCTCATACAAACTCTGGCCTAATGACATATCCGACCTTTCATCTTCTGATAATGGGTCTTGAAGAGGTTACCGAAGATTTCTCGGGCAGAATCCCGCAGGAAGTCAGGCTACGGAGTCTTCTTAAGGTGCTTTCCGACGAGACCAGATTCAAGATCCTGAAGAGACTCAGCAAGGAACCGGCTTTACAGAAGGACCTCGTTGAATTCACAGGCCTCGCCAAGTCTACCATTTCCTATCATATGGGACTTCTGTTCAAGTCATCGTTGATCGACGTTGATCCATTCAGCAGCATAATCTGTGTGAGAAAAGAGACTGTACGGAGGGCAGCAGCCGATATCAGAAATCTTTTGAATTTGAGGGATATGAAATGATTAGAGCAGTAATATTCGATATGGATGGCGTGATAATCGATTCCGAAAAGCTCTATAGAAGGGCCTGTACCGAACTGGTTTCGGAGCTTGGTGGAAAGATAAGTGATGAGCTCTTCGAGAAGCAGATGGGTCTTAAAATGTCTCAAACTCAGAGAGTAATTGTTCAGACTGCCGGTCTGGATATGGAGCCTGAGGAATTTGGCAGAAGGTACATGGAAAGGTATCTCGAACTTGCCAGAGAGACCGTGGTTCCAAATATCGGATTGATTGAGCTTCTTGATTTTCTTTATGGAAAGGTAGAACTGGCGATTGCATCGTCGACGGAGAAGTCCGCTGTTGAAGAGTTGATGAAGAAAATAAACGTGCTCGAATACTTCTCGGTAATCGTCGGGGGAGATGAAGTTAGGGAATCTAAGCCATCGCCGATGATCTATCAAAGAGCTTCGCGGCTTTTGGGAATTGCCCCGGAGGATTGCATTGTTATTGAAGACTCGCCAAACGGCATTAGAAGCGGTTTCATGGCCGGAATGGAGGTTCTTGGGGTAAGGCACGAGGAGAACATAGACCTTGATTTGTCGCTTTCAAAACATGTGTTCGATAATCTGAACGGGGTTAGAGAGTATTTGGAAAAGAGGTTCGATAGTTTAATTTAATCGAAGAGAATTTTCTCGAGTTGTTTTGAGCTTTTTATTTCCACG encodes:
- a CDS encoding HAD family hydrolase; its protein translation is MIRAVIFDMDGVIIDSEKLYRRACTELVSELGGKISDELFEKQMGLKMSQTQRVIVQTAGLDMEPEEFGRRYMERYLELARETVVPNIGLIELLDFLYGKVELAIASSTEKSAVEELMKKINVLEYFSVIVGGDEVRESKPSPMIYQRASRLLGIAPEDCIVIEDSPNGIRSGFMAGMEVLGVRHEENIDLDLSLSKHVFDNLNGVREYLEKRFDSLI